A window of Odocoileus virginianus isolate 20LAN1187 ecotype Illinois chromosome 3, Ovbor_1.2, whole genome shotgun sequence genomic DNA:
GGAGAGTGGGGCAGGGGGGCAAGAGCAGGCTGCCCAACCTGAGTCAGACTATTTCACTTAAAAGCTGACTCAGCCAATGGATAAACCacctaaaatacatatttatcaaCTTCATAAGACCTCTTACAGAACTCTTGGCATAATTTTGGAGCCTTTATTTGGCCTACTTTAGagcatttcatatattttaaaaacaattcagcTAAGTCAGAACTCTCACACTTTACTGTGAATCATAGTGACATGGCACTGTTGCTTAAAAGTACAGATTACTGGGGGAGTCAGGGGGCCCATCAGAATCCAGGTTGCACAGCTCAGCGCCCACGGACCTGGAGCCGGGTATGGGGAGTACAGATTGGAAGCAGCTTGTTTATCTAAAAGAAGGAATATAGAAAAACCTGGAGGCAAAGCAGAGGGGCACGGAAGTGGGTAAGGCTGTCAGGAGGCTCATCCCAACATCCCTACCCAGGAGCTCTGATCCAGGGGACCTAGGGAGGAGGCCAAGCATTAGCCGCTCAGACAAGTACCCGGATGGTTGCCATGCAGGAGAGCAGTGAACCAAGCCCTGAGAAATCCCTGCCTAAGGGCTTCACTGCAGTTTTGCCTCCTTCAGAGTTCTAAGTGTTCCATCATGTGTATAACTTCATCTGTGAGGCatacttttaatttgttttgtgtGTTCCTGTCTCCTTttgttggtttcatttttttttcattccgtGATTTTCATGCTGAAATATGTAAGCTTTGTGAGAGATTGAGGCTCTAAATAGAAGAACCAGGCAatgcactttcttttctcttgtctAATTAGTTACAGACCCCCCAGTGTTGACGCACATCATTTATGCCAGACtggaaatacattcttttttttgttgattATGGCTAGAGTATTAATTAAGGACAACTTTGAAActaaagaaaagtagaaagggaaaaaaagtgcaTGAGCTCATCACCAAAAGACAgcttttgtaaaataataataatacatcatTCTTGTGTGCTTACTATGTCTCAGATACAGTGCTGAGAGCATTTGTactttttgttatatatataaccCTCACAACAGCTCTGTAAATTAGATATGATTATACACATTTTttagaagagaaaacagagactCAGGAAAGCCAGGAAATCACATCCTCAGTAGgtgcagagctgagatttgaccCCAGATCTCTCTGTCTCCAAAACTGCTCCTTTACCACATGgttacataaataaaacattcattttataaaatattcagacAAAACAGATATGAATGACTTTGAAAGCGAAAGTTCCTCATAATGAAACCATCTGGAGATAACCATTGTTAACAGATTTGTGTAAATCCTTCTTCTgttcatatataaacatatttatataagtGCATATACACGTGGGCTGAATACTATACACTGtgttcatcatcttttttttcactttgcagCACACcacatcttaaattttttttcacttagcagcaTACCACAGACTTCTTCCCATCTTAGTGTAATTTatctcacccctcccctcccctcactcccCTAGCAtataagatattatatatatttatacacccTCCCCCGACAAGGAGACCATGAAGGCTTGACTAAGGTTAGGGGTAGAGCCTGAGGATTCCTTAACAAGTGACTTGTTGAGATTGCACGCCTAGGAGAAGGGAAATGACAAAAGCAGGACTGGGCAGAGGAAAGTAAGGAAGTGGGTTCCAGAGCGTAAGTTAATTGCCCTATAGAAATCATCTCAGCTTTAGCAGGGGGCTGTTGCAGCCTCTACTCACCAGGGCAGTTCTCTGCAGAGGTGGCCGTAGTGAGCTGTTAGTCACTGATAAAGGGTGTCCAGGAAGCATCCGTAAGACTGATTCCCCGTTTTCATAATCTGACACCTCACTGCAGCAAACATCCTTGTATGTATATCCTTGGGCATATTTATTCAACTTTTCTCCCCAAGGATGAATGCCTAGAATTAGAATTGCTTAGTCAAAATAGGTTTCatctatagcttttttttttttgtctttaaatattgaGCTCAGTTCATCTGAACAGCACTTGTGAATATATGCCAGGGGGCTTTTATTACATATTTAGGTATAAATGGTCTTTCATCTGTTTAAGACAGAGTGCATTGTCTcgtttgaaaaaaaaacaaaaacagtgcaAACAATTTCCAGCCCTCCTCTTTTGTATATCCCATAAATAGTCACTGCTCATATTTGGCATGTCTCCATGCAGATTCAATACACGCATAAGcatatgcttatttttttaaacatatgagtGGGATCTTAGAATACAATTCTTCAGAAAtttactcccccccccccccccttaatcTATAGTGGATTTCTTTCTGATTCTAACATGTAGAAGTTTCTTTCTCTGCATttgctgaaagaatgaaaaaaccatcagcctccttttttaaaaggtcatttaGGATTCCGCTGAATGGAATGAAGCACCGCACTTGCATGGCCTCAATGCTGACTGGTGACCACGTCCGATTCCCTGACCCATTCATTCTACTGTTCTCTGGGACCATTTCAGCAGCCGCTCTTCTCAAGCCTAAAGTACTTCCTCCCCCACATCCATTCTCAGCTAGTAACCTTGCTTCTTATTTCACTGAGAAAAGGAGCCAAGAGAGGCTTCTGCGAGCTCCCGCCTCCACATCTGTCCATTTGTTTGCATCTGTGTCCCTGTTCTCGGTTTTCCTTCCTCGTGTGCTGGATGAACTCTCCTTGCACCTGTCTGAAGCCACCACTTCTAGCTGGGCGCCGGAcaccctccctgccctctcccctgcTCTAGGACATTCCTTCAGTAATTCTCCTctttaaaaacaagcaagcaaacaaacaaatcccTCTTGTTTCCATAGCTGCCTCCAGCCGTGGTTCTTCAGAGTACAGCTCCTCAAAGCTGCTGTCTTtacttccctcctctctctctttttaacattttatttaaccaacttacacacacaccccccaaagTAGAGAGGGCAAGCCCCTAAGGTCCCCCTTTTATTCCTGGAGTCCAGAATAAATCCCAAGAAACATGTCATTCCACCCCCCAAACACTTCACAATGCctcaaaaagtaataaaaagcaCATTTCCTTACATTTAAAGGTATTAACACACTGAACAAAATGAACAATACTGATTTAATACTATCTAATAATCAGTCCTGTAGTCAACTTTCTCcaattttctagtttgttcacGGTATCTAAATAAGAGCCACTTTGGATTCTAACATTAtctagtttcatgtgtacaacattatatttctacttctgtacaCATTAgagcatgaaaagtgaaagtgttagtcccgaCCAACTATTTAAGACCCTGTgagctggagcccaccaggctcctctgtccacagaattctccaggcaagaatactgaagtgggtagccattcccttctccaagggattgccccaacccaggaatcaaactctggtctcctgtattgcaggcagattctttaccatctaagccaccagggaagcccatacactgtAGCATGCTCACCACCAAAAGTATGGTTTCCACCTTTCACCACAGTTGACCCCTTTACTCATTTCACCCTCCCTCTTGGCCCCCATTCCCTTCTAGTAACcactactctgttctctgtatatGCATGTTTGTTGATGTTTGGTTTATCATTCATGTTGGCTtttgtttatatgtttgtttttatattctgcatatgagtgaaatcatatggcatttgtctttatctgacttatttcacttagcacagtacctTCAAGGGCCCTTGTTTTTATTTGGTAGctatgtctcttaaatctcctttAATCTAAATCACTGTcaccccctcctttttttcccatGTCATTGACTCCTTTGAAGAAACTGGGCCAGATGCTCTGTACAAGTCCCACATCCTAGATTTGGCTTGTTGCTTCCCTGTGGTATGGTTAAACTGTTCCTCAGTCCCTTTTCTCTTGAACCTTTTCCAATAAGGCTTTCACACCCAAGTACACCACAGGGACTGCTTTTGTGGAGATTACCAATAATAGCCCCATGTTACTAAATATAATGGTCAATTTTCAGCCCTCCTCTGACTCGACTTGTCAGCAACATTTGACTCTGTTGATCAGTTCATTGTCCCTGAAACCTTTTCATCCTTTGGTTCTAGGACACCACAGTCTTTAGATTTCCTCCTACTTCTCCCCAGGCTCAGGCTGTTTCTCATCTCCTCGATCTAAATGTTGGAGGCTCTGGGGCTCAGTCTGTAGATCTCTTATGCATCCTCATATCCTTGGTGATCTCAACCAGCCTCCAGGCTCAGAATGTCATTTAGAGGCCTGGAACATGAACCTATGTGGATCTGATTTTAGAGATGACAAACAACTCTGCCTGTGCTGTCCCCACATATCCCTCTCCTACCAGTGTCCTCATCAATTTTGACACTCCTCTCTTCCAAAAGTCTCCCTTTGTTGGGCCAGCATGAAATGTGCATTTTGCTGGCGGGGAAAGCACAAAGGATATGGATAGGCCCCCAAACTACTGACAGTCATCAGCCCCGAAGTCCTTCTACATGGCTGTAATGACTGGTCCTAACTATGAGAAAAGAAATCAACAGAACACTCTTCACTAAAAAACAATGATAGCAAATACCATTTGTATACTCCCAATGTCCCAGTTTTTATATCAAGTCAGTTTTTTCCCCAAGCACTAGACTCATATATCCAGCTCCCTCATCAGCATCTCCACTGGGATGCCTACAAGGCTCTTCAAATCTTATTCTCAGTTTTGGAAACCATTAGGGGAGTCTGAATATGGGTTAGGCATTACAttgatataaaacaaaaattcattcTCTTGAAAAGGTAGAGAGCTTTGAATAAAAGCAATTTACAAAGCAGCTATGCTATGATTTCATTTTAGTTAGAAAGTCACATGAATATATGGTCAATTAAGAAGacagggggacttcccttgtggctcagttggtaaagaatccgcccgcaatgcaggagacctgggttcaatccctgggttgggaagatcccctggagaagagaaaggctccccactccagtattctggcctggagaattccatggactatatagtccatggggtcacaaagagtcagacacgactgaatgactttcacttcacttcatgaagACAGGAAAGGATATACACTAACGGGTTAGGAATGGTAATCTCTGGATGGTAGAAAATGgtgttcttctttcctttttctcttatgtctatattttctaactctcttCAATGTACATATATGGTGTTttggtggtgctaatggtaaagaagccacctgccagtgcaggagatgtaagagatgcaggttcgatccctgcgttgggaagatctcctggaggagggcatggcaacccactctagtattcttgcctggagaatcccatggacagaggaacctagcagtctacagtccacacagttgcaaagagctggacactaccaagcaacttagcatgcacacacagcacatgaTGACAAAGGCTATTTTACCATGAAAAGAAGACATGTCTAGACCTGAATGCTTGGTCTTCCccacacctcctcctcctccagccttccCATCTCAGAGAGCGGCTGCTCCATCCTCCCAGCAGCTATTGCTGTCACCTccagtcctctctctctctctctctctctctcacatccaACCTCTCAGGGCCTTCCTTCAGAAGATATCTGAAATCTGATCATttctcatcacctccaccactATGGGCACAGAGCTGCACAGGAGATTCAGGGACTAAATACACCTGGCCAAAGAATATCTGAAATGATGCTTGATTTCAGCATCAAACACAGGCAAATCACACTCAGAGGAGTCATCTCAGCCCATTGGCTGGGCAAAGAATCCACAGAAAGACACCCAGTGTCAGCAAGCCCAGGGGGAAACTGACATCCTTGTACATAACGGACAGTGCTGTGAAGAGATCCCCTTAGAGTCAGCAGCCAGAGTATCCTGCAGGTTTGGCAGTGAGAGCTCTCTCTGCCCTCTCCCACAGTTCCTCTGCTGGACCTGGGCAAGAAACTGAGCGTGCCCCAGGACTTGATGATGGAGGAGCTATCGCTGCGAAACAACAGGGGGTCCCTCCTCTTCCAGAAGAGACAGCGCCGCGTGCAGAAATTCACCTTTGAGTTTGCAGCCAGCCCGCGTGCTGTGAGTAAGCTCCGACTGTGCTCACAGGGAAACTGAGGGCCAGTCATCAGCCAAACTATGAGCCAAGTGAGAATGTCTGGCCCCTATAGGAGCCCCTCAAGTCCAACCAGGGGATGACTATGGCGTTGCCATCAGACTGACGCCTGCCCTGCTCTGTGATCTTAGaacagagtcagctcttcaggcATCTCTCCCCAGACATGAAACATAAAGTGGGTTGGACAGGGTGAGCCGTGGAATGAAGGGACTCTGGCTCCTATGATAAGTGCCGAAGGACAGTCAGGTGCTCTGGGCTGAATGTGCAGCAAGCAGGATTTAGATTAGACTTGAGCTTGATCTAAGATGAAGAATACAGAACAcctctctcttcttcccactGGAAGAAGGTAAAGTCATCTAAagaatggggtttccctggtggctcagtgataaagagcccacctgccaatgtaggtgacggttcgatctctgggtcaggaagatcccttggagagggaaatggcagcccagtccagtattcttgcctgggaaatcacatggacagaggaagctggcgggctacagtccatggctcacaagagagtcaagacatgacttagtgactaaacagcagcagagCAAGGAAACAAGAATGACCTGCCCTTGGACTTCAGAGAGGCGGCAAGCAATCTCAAGTACTTCTAATGAACTCAGGGCCTGCCATCCGGTTCCACTCAATTTCTGGATGAAACAGGAGATGACGAGAGGGCACCATGTGgcagaataataaaaatgacaaaacatcTACCTTTGCTATGTGCCTATGACAGTGCTAGCTAAGCAGTTTGCAtgtgtcatctcatttaatgATCAGAGAGTGATAGTGTTATCATCATGCCcactttacagagaaggaaactgaggctcagggaggttaacACAAGTCCAGCGTCAGTACAACAGCAGCTGCTAACATATATAAAAGCACTTCTCTGTTCCAGGGTCTAGCACTCTACATTATGAACTCATCCCCCCAACATCCTTGGGAGGTGGGCTATAGGATTatgcccctccccactccctgccttTTTTAGTGGAGGCAGAACCCTGGTGAGCCTACCTGTGGTTTACTTGCCACCCTCCCCCCAATCCTACAGGTCGTGGCAGGAAgtgcaaaggagaaggggactggAACAGCAGAACCTGGGATGGTGAGTGTGGACAAAGACCTCCCCAAGGAGGGGAAGCCCAGGGGAAGGGGCCAGGCAACTCAGATTCTCTTGAGCTTCACCCCTGTGCCCAGGTTGCCAACAGCCATGAGGGGCAGAACTACCGCTCTGAGCTCCACATCTATCCAGCCTCGCATGGGGGACCCGGGGATGCTGAGTCCATGGCCTCCCGGCCGGTGAGCACCTACAACCCCAGTGCCCTGGCACCAGGTAAGTGGCCTCCCCATGTCCCAGGACCAGGGCTGGAGGACCAGAACATGGGTGTATTCCCTGATGGGGCAGAAATAGCACCCAGAGAGTATCTAGTCCAtctccttacacacacacacccctctctgCAGATACAACACAAGCCCAGAGAGATGCAGCCATGTCAGGTCACAGAGCATGCCAGAGATGAGCCAAGACTAGAGTCTCTGCCCCAACTTGCAATTCCCCTGCTCCATCCTCCCCATTTCCAGGGATGGGGAAAGGTCCTCTTTGCTGGAGAGACTTTGGCATCACATTCCACGCCCTCCCTTGACTTCTCTTTCCTAGtccttccttcccatccccaAACAGTGTCCATGGGACGGGTGTgagggccaaaggagaagggaacCCAGGCAGCCCGCTCGCCTGCCTGCCACGTGCCATACTCCACCCCTAGGTTATGCTGAGCCACTGAAGGGCATCCCACCCGAGAAGTTCAACCACACAGCCATCCCCAAGGGCTACCGCTGCCCGTGGCAGGAGTTCATCAGCTACCGGGACTACCTGGGCGAGAGCAGAAGTCACACCCCAAGCCTGGCGGAGTATCGAAATTTCAACAAGTAAGACAAGGCTGGGCTGCTCAGGGAGAGACCTGGAAGGAGGATGCACTGGAGCCAGTCACAACCACAGCAGCAGCTGCATTTCCTGAGCACTTTCTACATGCCAGGCTCTACCCCAACGCCTTGTATACAAGCAGACCTCATGGTTCCTGCTAAAACACAATGGAACGCTTGTGccttagcacatagtaggtgctcagtaaatgcacAGGGAATGAATGTCTGTGTGTGGCACACATCTTGTTGAATCCTGCTTCACAATAGTGTGGGGCAGATGTTACaatttttcccattctgctgCAGAAGAGGATTATTAACaatctgcccaaagtcacatggcaAGAAAGCAATGGCAGGGCTGGGATCCACACCTGGGTTTGTTGGACTCCAGAGTCCAGTTTCTTGTTCTTCATCACTGCTGTGTGCCACCTCCTTGATGGATGTGGAAGTGAGAGTCCTTCCCCGGGTGGGGGCCCCAGATCTCACCAGTCCTAGGCCAGTTCAGCCTTTCCCTTTCATCAATGGCCTGGAAGAGTCCTAGAAAGTGACCTTGAGGCTGTCCCACTGTGGGAAGTGGCAGTGAAATGTTGCACACCAGAGGTGAGAACATTAGATAAGTGGCTCATAGTGTTTAGAGCGTGGGGCTTCATCAAGGGCTTAATGCAATCTCTacccctggctgtgtgaccttgggcgaaTGGCTTAACCTCGCTGGGTCTCCAATTCCCACTTGTAAAAGGAGACTCTTATAGTATCAATACCTACTTCATAAAATGGTTGTGAGGGTTGCATGAGAGGCCATAGGCAAAGTTTCTGGCAAGTGAGAAGCTCTCAAAAAATGGTAGCTTCTATTATTACTATTTacaggttattattattttcagggGAGAACTTGAAAGGGATAAATTTAATGTTGCACTCTAGGGGCCTGAAAACAAATCACAGCAGgcaggacaggagcctggcactggaggaaggcatggggcTAGAGGATGCATTTCAACTGCAATTGGCTTCCTTAGTCTGCTGCTATTTATGAGAAATTCTCTGCTGGCTTGGGCTGCATTAAGCGAGAAACTGGAGGGTCCACAGAGAGGAGGCCACAGCCCAGCTCTTCTGGCACCTGCTCAGACCACATGTGGAGACTATCTGCCTGGCTTGGCTGGGAGACCAGGCCCCCTAAGGAAGGGTTGAAGGAGCCGGGGGTGATGGGCCTTGAGAAGAGAGTGCTCTGGAGGGATGTGACTGCCCTCAAACAGCTGAGAGCATGGGAGGACCATGATGGGAAGAACAGGGTCCAACAGGCATCGTGTGAACCACGAGCCATTGGCAGAGGATTGGGGGTTTCCTGCCAGGAAGGACTGAGCTGCCTCTTCTCCTGGGGCCCTCCAGCCCTGCCTGTCTAGCTATTTAAAACCCTCAGCAGACATTAGTGGTAGCAAGGCAGCTTCTGGGCTGGCCAGGGCAGGCCGTGGCCCCACCGATCTCACGCTATGACGGGCTGAGGCATGTTCCCGCCAAAAGAAGGGGGGTTCTTAAGGAGCCTCAAGGCCAGACCCTTCCTGGCACAGAAGAGGCAACAGAGGTAGAGAGAGAACAGCAGTGTTGGCAGTCAAGCTGCGCTCAGCATCCATGGCCCGACCATGAAGTCTGCTCAACTTGGAAGCGGCCTGGCCTGCTCCTGTGGGGCCCGGCTGTTGCCACCACAGCTGGGGGTGGTCCAGGAAGAAACTCTATCCTGGCTGGAACCTGGGTCCTGGCTCAGGAATGGTCCCAAGCTGCAGGGAAAACACTACATGAGTAATGCTCTTTGTCctcttaaaagtaaaaatagtttgaaaatcatgtatttgtattatcttaaaaacaaaacaaaacccaaccgAAGGCAACTACAAATAAAAGTAGGGCCCCTTTGTTCCCATCCTCCAATCCCAGGTCTCTTCCCGAAAGTGACACTGTTGTCAGGTTGCTGCCTGTTCTCAGAGCATTCTCCACAAGCAGCTACATACCTGCAGGGATGTAGCATTGTTTGGtttgcatgtgtatgtgtcttttttgatattttgaatCTCATCCTATAccttgcttttttcactcaacattatgCTTATGAAATCTCTTAGTATCTACAGCTCTGTTCATTCCTTTAAAGCTGTTATATAGTACTCTGCCATGAATATATCGATCTTATCCATTGCTCTGCCAATGGGCATATGGCGTGTCTCTGGTTTGTCACTAATCACTACTCGTATCTGCTTCcttgtgcacatgtgcatgcacttCCTAAGCCATATGCTTACAGGTAGAGTTGCTGGCTGACAGAATTTGCACATTCTCAGGTTTAAAGGATCCTGCCAAATTCCCCTGCAAGGTAGCAGCACCAGTTTACCGTCCAGCCAGCAGTATATGAGTAAGAATCTTTCCACCATTCACTAACTTTGGCCCATTACCAAATCACTTATTCTTGCCAGTATTATGGGTGAGAAATAGCATGTCTTGGTTGTAATCTGTATTCTCTGATTCTGAATGTTCTTTCtaactctcctttctctctccagttTGTGATATAATTTTGTAAGGGGAGATGTCGAGAGGAAGGAAAAACCAGATTCCAATTCTTCTCCCTTCTGGACTTTAAGAGGAGCCGAGAGTTTTGCCAGGACAGGCCAATTCTCACTCTGAAAATGTCattcttattaatatttctaaacAATGAGCCATCCTGACTAGGGGCAGATTTGGGACTGGGCAGAGCTGGAGAAACCTGTTAAAGGTAGTACAAAATCTTTGCTGAAtagcagagaaactgaggcccagagaggtgaggaGGGGCCACACGCGGTGACCCCCATGTCTGttctgccaccccacccccacacagccCACCTCCCCTGCCGCTCTTCTCTCCCCAGGACCCCGGTGCCCTTTGGAGGACCCCTGGTGGGGGAAACCTTTCCGAGGGCAAGCACCCCCTTCGTCCCGGAGCTCACCAGTGGCTTGGAACTCCTTCGCCTTAGACCCAGCTTCAACAGAGTGGCCCAGGGCTGGGTCCGCAATCTCCCAGAGTCCGAGGAGCTGTAGCCCCAGCGCCTTCACATCCCTCATCTCAGAGTTCGAATAACACCTGGAGCCAAGATTTGTGGCCAGTACTTCAGTTTACGAAGGGCCATCGCACACGAAACCTTACTGCAAATGGCCTCAAAAGTCACAAAGTTCAGCAGTTCCCAATGTGGCATACTTCAAAATCACCTGGGGGTATTTTCCTACAGGTTTCTGACCTGCCCAAACTTGCAGCATCAGAATCCCCTGAGCAGAGGATCTCTATTAGTAACTCACACTCTGAGCTGATTCTAAGAAAACTTGTCCCTGGTTTGTGTCTTTAGGAATCCAAACCTCCAATGACCACGTCCAGCCTCCACTCTCTCCTGCTCCTGCACTCTAGCTTAGTCGCCCCCAGTGACAGGGAGCCCGCTAGCTGCCTATTTACCTGTGAAGCACTCTGACAATTAGTTTTCCCTTTTACTGAGACACAGATGGTCTTTATCTACTCACGCTGCTAACGTTTACTAAGCACCAACTGTGTGTTAGCTGCTGTGCCAGCCatagggagagggtgtggggaataAGCCCAGGCCCCAGCCTAGACAGAGGAAGGAAGACAGTAGGGAAGACAGATTTGTAAAGCAGTAAATCACCTTAATGCTCCCTAAAGCATGCTGACAACTGAGGAGCCATGTGAAGCAGAGGAGGGGGTCTCTAAccctgggtgtggggtggggactCTGGGAGGTGTCCCAAAGGATTTGAGTAGGGCCTTGGAGGACTGAAGGGAGGGGGTGTGACAGGGAGGTTGTGGAGATGAAGGCATTTCTGGCAAGTGGGTGATGAGTGCAAGGGTGCGGAATTGTCACGGGTGCCGGTGTGAAGAAGGGGGACGGCAGTGTCAGAGGAGGCGGTGAGTCCTCAGTGGGGCGGAGTGGAGTGGGGTGTGCTGCACTAAGGAGATGGGGAAGTTCTTAAGCTGGGGAGTGAGGGGTCTCGCTGGTTGCTGTGTGGGGCACAGACTGGAGAGGAACAAGGCTGGATGCCGGGAATCCTTCAAGGACCGAGGCCTGGACTAGGGAGGCAGCCATGGGGTCAAAGGAAGGAGCACCCCCCGACG
This region includes:
- the MYOZ3 gene encoding myozenin-3 is translated as MIPKEQKGPVMTTTGDLTEPVPLLDLGKKLSVPQDLMMEELSLRNNRGSLLFQKRQRRVQKFTFEFAASPRAVVAGSAKEKGTGTAEPGMVANSHEGQNYRSELHIYPASHGGPGDAESMASRPVSTYNPSALAPGYAEPLKGIPPEKFNHTAIPKGYRCPWQEFISYRDYLGESRSHTPSLAEYRNFNKTPVPFGGPLVGETFPRASTPFVPELTSGLELLRLRPSFNRVAQGWVRNLPESEEL